The following proteins are encoded in a genomic region of Flammeovirga pectinis:
- a CDS encoding Rne/Rng family ribonuclease, which yields MSNELVINSTQEGSRIALMRDKSLVELHYDNDETKFQVGDIYLGVVRKVVPGLNAAFIDIGYEKDAFLHYLDLGPKVKSLLKFIKLAQGKHHKHVNESLKQFRLEPEIDKLGKINDVLKQNQKIMVQVVKEPISTKGPRLSCELSLAGRYLVLVPFSNTVNISKKITDAGERRRLLKLVNSIKPENFGVIIRTVAEGKEVSELDKDLRDLNLKWAEGVEKLKVAKPREKVIGEINRATSMLRDILNESFDSITVDDKDAYEEIRRFILQIAPDKAGIVKFYSGKAKLFEHFGIEKQLKTLFGQTVSLGSGGYLVIEHTEALHVIDVNSGNKSNAENNQEATAFNVNIEAATEIARQLRLRDMGGIIVIDFIDMKKAEHKQKLYQHMKAEMKADRSKHTVLPLSKFGLVQITRQRVRPELSIVTKEKCPTCNGTGKITASIAIADQIETEIMHLMENQNDHKIKVGVHPYLFSYFTGGFPSRRMKWFFKHFKWIKIFEDSSLGLSEYKFFDHHDEEISLK from the coding sequence TTGAGTAATGAATTAGTTATCAATTCAACGCAGGAAGGAAGCAGAATTGCCCTTATGCGAGATAAAAGTCTGGTAGAACTTCACTATGATAATGACGAAACAAAATTTCAAGTAGGTGATATCTATTTAGGAGTTGTTCGTAAAGTAGTTCCAGGTCTAAATGCTGCATTTATAGACATTGGATATGAAAAGGACGCCTTCTTACATTATTTGGATTTAGGTCCAAAAGTAAAATCACTCTTGAAGTTTATAAAACTCGCACAAGGAAAGCATCACAAACATGTGAATGAGAGCCTGAAGCAGTTTCGTCTAGAACCAGAAATTGATAAACTTGGAAAAATCAATGATGTCCTGAAACAAAATCAAAAGATTATGGTTCAGGTTGTTAAAGAGCCAATATCAACAAAAGGACCAAGATTATCATGTGAACTCTCTTTAGCAGGACGGTACTTAGTACTAGTTCCTTTTAGTAATACTGTCAATATATCTAAGAAAATTACAGATGCAGGAGAAAGACGCAGGTTGTTGAAACTTGTAAATTCTATAAAGCCTGAAAATTTCGGAGTTATTATAAGGACAGTTGCAGAAGGAAAAGAAGTATCTGAATTAGATAAGGATTTAAGAGACCTAAACCTAAAATGGGCAGAAGGTGTTGAAAAACTTAAAGTTGCAAAACCTAGAGAGAAAGTAATTGGAGAAATAAACCGTGCTACTTCAATGTTAAGAGATATCTTAAATGAATCTTTTGATAGCATTACTGTCGATGACAAAGATGCATATGAAGAAATAAGACGTTTTATTCTACAAATCGCACCAGACAAAGCCGGAATAGTGAAATTCTATTCAGGTAAAGCAAAGCTTTTTGAACACTTCGGTATTGAAAAGCAATTAAAGACACTCTTTGGACAAACTGTTAGCTTAGGAAGTGGAGGATATTTGGTAATAGAACATACTGAAGCTCTCCATGTTATTGATGTTAATAGTGGAAACAAGTCGAATGCAGAGAACAATCAAGAAGCTACTGCATTCAACGTAAATATAGAGGCTGCTACAGAAATCGCTCGTCAATTACGTTTACGTGATATGGGTGGCATCATCGTTATTGACTTCATTGATATGAAGAAAGCTGAACACAAGCAAAAGTTGTATCAGCATATGAAGGCGGAGATGAAAGCAGATCGCTCTAAACACACAGTTCTACCATTGAGTAAATTTGGTTTAGTGCAGATCACAAGGCAGCGAGTGAGACCTGAACTAAGTATAGTAACTAAAGAGAAGTGCCCAACTTGTAACGGTACAGGTAAAATAACAGCTTCAATTGCGATTGCAGATCAAATTGAAACAGAGATTATGCACCTGATGGAGAATCAGAATGACCACAAGATTAAAGTTGGTGTTCATCCATATTTATTCTCTTACTTTACAGGAGGTTTTCCTTCTAGAAGAATGAAATGGTTCTTTAAACATTTCAAATGGATTAAAATATTTGAAGATTCGTCACTAGGACTATCTGAATACAAGTTTTTTGATCATCATGATGAAGAAATTTCTTTAAAATGA
- the trxA gene encoding thioredoxin: MSKFSNLINKSDTPVLVDFYADWCQPCHMLAPTIKSVKTKMGDRLKVVKVNSDKNQSVMLKYQIKSIPTLILFHKGKIIWRNSGVLPEHELLKILDRHLSN, from the coding sequence ATGTCAAAATTTAGTAACCTAATTAATAAATCTGATACACCTGTTTTAGTTGACTTTTATGCAGATTGGTGTCAACCTTGTCATATGTTAGCTCCGACAATTAAATCAGTAAAAACAAAAATGGGAGATAGATTAAAAGTTGTAAAGGTAAACTCGGATAAAAACCAATCTGTAATGTTGAAGTATCAAATTAAAAGTATACCAACATTAATATTATTTCATAAGGGGAAAATTATTTGGAGGAACTCTGGTGTTTTACCAGAACATGAACTTTTAAAAATATTGGATCGTCATTTGTCTAATTAA